One Miscanthus floridulus cultivar M001 unplaced genomic scaffold, ASM1932011v1 fs_416_1_2, whole genome shotgun sequence DNA window includes the following coding sequences:
- the LOC136531683 gene encoding biogenesis of lysosome-related organelles complex 1 subunit 1-like — translation MDGAKSLAASAGGKQDLEEALLQIVHQHHRQSLRQRQQTERAKEDALRSAARVADLLVDAADGGVQELFVNEKRIEVEARALFGTIARYRRQTDQWLAATNEINSVLKEIGDFENWMKIMDFDCKSINAAIRNIHQS, via the exons ATGGACGGAGCCAAGTCACTAGCGGCGTCGGCGGGTGGGAAGCAGGATCTGGAAGAGGCGCTTCTACAGATCGTACATCAGCACCACCGCCAATCCCTCCGCCAACGCCAACAAACCG agAGAGCGAAGGAGGACGCCCTGAGAAGCGCGGCGCGGGTCGCTGATCTGCTCGTGGACGCGGCCGACGGCGGGGTGCAGGAGCTCTTCGTCAACGAGAAGCGGATCGAGGTCGAGGCCCGCGCGCTGTTCGGTACCATCGCTCGCTACAGGCGGCAGACTGATCAGTGGCTGGCTGCCACCAACGAGATCAACTCTGTCTTGAAG GAAATTGGAGATTTCGAGAACTGGATGAAGATCATGGACTTTGACTGTAAAAgtatcaatgcagccatacgcaACATTCATCAGTCATGA